The following is a genomic window from Candidatus Bathyarchaeota archaeon.
CAGAGCGGAGTTTGCTCAGGGCGGTGGAACAAAACTCACCAAAGTAGATAATGCAATTCGAAAAGCCGAAGAAGTCTTGAGACATCAATTGAAGAAAAAGGCAAAATAAATAAAAGCCGCTATCCCGCTAGTGTAGTGGTGCAAGAAATGAGGGATCGATTCCTCGATAGATGCTGACAAAACCTTTAATACTACGCCGCCTAATCCAGAAACTTTCATGGAACTTCTACACCAAATCGAAGCCAAATGGCAGAAAGCTTGGGAAAAAACAAAAGTTTTCGAAGCAAACCCAGACCCCAAGCGAAAAAAGTGCTTCGTCACCTTCCCATACTCATACGCAAACGGACCAGTCCACGTTGGACACGCCTTTACGGCGACACGAGTCGACGCTTACGCACGATTCAAGCGTATGCAAGGCTACAACGTTTTGTTTCCGTGGGCGTGGCACTGGACTGGAACAACCGTGGCAGGCGCAAGCGAACGCGTGAAAATGGGAGATGCAAAGTTTGTCAAAGTATTACGGGAAATCGATGGCGTGTCAGAAGAAGATTTGAAAAAGTTCGTTGACCCTGTTTATATGGCTTCGTATTACACTAGGGAAAACAGAAACACAGTTCGTCGTGCTGGGTTTTCTATTGACTGGCGAAGAGAATTCCAAACAACTTCGCCCCAATTCAGTAAGTTTATCGAGTGGCAATACAAAAGACTGCGTGAAAAAGGCTACGTCGTCAAGGGAACCCATCCAGTAGTCTGGTGTCCCCACTGCGAAAGTCCAACTGGTGACCATGACCGCCAAGAAGGTGAAGGTGTCGCGCCAGAAGAATACACGCTGATGAAGTTCAAATACGGAGACGCTTACTTGCCAGCTGCCACTTTTAGACCAGAAACAATCTATGGCGTAACAAACATTTGGCTAAACCCAGAAGCAGACTATGTAGAGGCAGAGGTAAATGAAGAAAAATGGATAATCAGCGAAACAGCTGCAAACAAGCTAAAAGCACAAAAACGAAAAGTTTCCATAATCCGCCGCTTTAAAGGAAAGAGGCTCATAGGGAAAAACGTTACAAGCCCCATTATCGAAAAGCAACTACCCATTCTGCCAGCGTTGTTTGTCAACGCAGAACACGCAACTGGGGTGGTGTACAGTGTTCCAGCCCACGCGCCAGTTGATTGGCTAGCGTTAAAAGATTTGCAGCAAAACCCTATTTCCTTAAAAGAGTTGGGCATCGAGCCAGCCACAGTGAAAGACATTCAACCAATCTCCATGATTCACGTCGAAGGATTCGGCGAATATCCCGCTGTGGAAGTGGTTGACCAACTGGGTGTAAAAGACCAATGCGACCCTAAAGCAGAAGAAGCTACAAAATGGCTGTACAAGAAAGAGTTCCACGGCGGAGTCTTAAAGAGAATCTGTGGCGAATACGCTGGGAAAACAGTTCGAGAAGTCAAAGAGGTGCTTATCAACGATCTAAAGGAGAAAAACGTTGCTGATACAATGTACGACTTGACGCAACCTGTCATTTGCAGATGCCTAACGCCATGCATCGTCAAGATATTGGAGGGACAATGGTTCTTAAAGTACAGTGACCCGGAATGGAAGAACAAAACCAAAGAAGCCCTAAATCGCACAACAATATACCCTGAAACTGCTATACCATGGTTTCTCAGCACCATAGACTGGCTAAACGATTGGCCATGTGCCCGTAAGAGCGGCTTAGGCACACCGCTGCCTTGGAACAAGGAGTGGATTATAGAAACCCTAAGTGACTCCACTATTTACATGGCCTTTTACACAATCAACAAACAAATCAAACAGCACAGCATAGCGCCCGAACAGCTGACATCTGAAGTCTTTAATTACGTCTTTTATGGAAAAGGCAATTTAGACGCAGTAGCCAATAAGTTAAAACTGGGCAATCAAATCTTACAGCAGATGCGGAACGAATTCTTATATTGGTATCCAGTGGATATGCGAAACTCCGGAAAAGAACTGATACCAAACCACCTCACCTTCTTTCTATTCCAACACACAGCTCTCTTCCCACCTGAACACTGGCCACAAATGATAGGAGCTAATGGTATGCTAATGATTGGAGGAAAACCAATGTCAAAGTCGAAAGGCAACTTTGTCACCTTCCGAAGTGTCATTGAGCAGTTTGGTGCCGACCCTTCTCGTTGCGCGTCGCTGCTGGGTGCCGAAGGTATAGATGACCCTGACTGGAAAAGCGAAAACATTCGAGACGTTAAAAACAAGCTTGAATCTTTCTACAGATTGGCAGAAACTATTGTTACAGAAGCAAAAGACGAAAAAACAGGACGGTTGGAAGATTGGCTGTTCAGCGTGCTACAGCAAAAAATAGAGACGGTTACCGAAAGCATTGAGATGCTGAAAACTCGAACTGCAGCAGAAAATGCCTTCTTTGAAATCTGGAACGACTTCCGATGGTATGCTAGAAGAAAAGGCAACATGAAAGCCAAAGCCTTACTGAAAGCCTTGAACATCTGGGTGCGATTGCTAGCACCTTTCACACCGCATATTTGCGAAGAAATCTGGAACAAAATGGACGGAGAAAACTTTGTCTCCCTTGCTGAATGGCCAAAATACGACAAAAGCAAAGTCAACCCGACTGCAGAAAAAAGTGAGACTTTAATCAAATCAACATTAGACGACACCCTAAGCATAGTTCGAGCAACAAAGATATTTCCAAAGAAAATATGCTATTACACGGCGGCGAGATGGAAATGGGAAGTATACAAAGGAGCACTAGTAATGTCTCTGGAAAAAGAGAGTATTATCCAAAGCGATTTGATGATGGAACTGATGAAAAACGAAGAAATGAAGAAGATGGCAAAGGAAATTGCCAAATTCGCCTCCCAAATTGTTGACGAAATTAACAGAACAGGGGGAAATAGAAAAGAAAAACTGCTGTTAGTTGGAACACTAGACGAGGCCGCTGTGTTAATTGAGGCGGTAGATTTTCTAAAGCGGGAGTTAAATGCAGAAGTCCAAGTTTACGTAGAAGACGATAAGCAGCGATATGACCCTAAAAAACGCGCTCAACTAGCAAAACCCTACAGACCAGCAATATATGTGGAATAAGCAGCTAAAGTTGCATTCGAAGCAACGACAAAATACTGGAGTTCACTTTGATGTGGTAGTTCTTACGTCCACCTGAACTAGTGGTAATGTAGTAATCTTCGTCCTTTTGTAGTTTGCTTCCATAAAAAAGAGCTAAAACAGTGCGGCTGATATTTATAGTAGTTAACTTTTCGCTTGGAATTTTATCTTCTACCTCTTTTTTCAACAGCCTCGGATTGATTGTGTAGATGATGCTGTTGTGTGGGTGCCTATTTTTATAGTTTTTTTCAATATCCAATACAAGGTAGCATATCAAGTCGTAGTAGGGACTTCTCTTTCTTTCGATAAGATTAAGGTAGTTAATCAGGGGAATTGGGACTTTATAAATTTCGGACATTGCCTTCCCCTATATATAAGTCTTAAGGAAGCAAGATTTAAGTCTTAACTTTATATAAATATTTATAGAACAATTTTCTATGCCTACAGATATTGCATTGTGAAAGAATTATATTTTCGTGTACTCCTTTGTAGTGTCCTAGCGGGCCCGTGGCGTAGCATGGATACCCTCTTAGCCAGAAAGCGCGTCGGCCCTCTAAGCCGGAGACCCTGGGTTCAAATCCCAGCGGGCCCGCCAACTGGAACTGCCGTATTGACGGTTTATGACTTCAGAAGTGCACGGAAATTTTAAATTCTATCGAATCAAAAATAAGTCACTGTAACTTTAATATTTAACTTGTTAATGTTTATAGAAGGGTTAAAGATGAGCACACACGCAGAAGACTTGAAGCTACGCCTTATGACGATTGAGTTACTTCGAACAGCGAAGCGTCAATACACTTACAGAGAACTATCAGCTAAAACAGATTTACCAGTCACAGTTTTGAGCCGATACGCAAAGGGTCACGTCTTGCCAAATGTTATGAGAGCCCGTCAGCTCTGGAAAACCTTAAAGAAATTGGTGGGTTTAGAGGTTGAACTGCGCAGAAAAATACATTTTAACAGTGACGGATACTTTGACAACACAGAAATTGTAAGTGATTATAACATTTTGCGGCAAGCCGCTCACCACGCCCTTGCCAACTTCGCTGGGAAACGTGTAACTAAAGTCTTAACAGCGGCGGTAGACGGTATTCCACTTGCAACTATGGTGTCTAACCAATTAGGCATCAACCTTGTTGTCGCCAAGTGGAACAAAGAAGTTGGAGTACCGGCTTTCCTTGAAGAAACATACGTGTTGAGAGACTCTGGTGTGACTATGACGCTGTATGTTCCAAAGAACGCAATCAAACGAAGAGACAGTGTGCTTGTGGTAGATGATATGATAAAAACCGGCGAAACCCAAAACGCGCTGATCAATCTTGTCCGCAAAGCCAAAGCTGAGCTTTCAGGGATTTTCACGTTAATAGCCATTGGAGAAGACTGGAAAAAAAACCTGAACCTCCCTAAAGGCTGCCCAGTGGAGGTTGTTACAAAAGCGAACCCTCCCACTAAACGCAGCTAAAAGCAAGCTCAGTACTTTTGCGAGAGACTCGAGGTTTCTGCTTCGAAAAATATAATCAACAGACAATACAATAACAGAACTCTGCGAGGATGAAACTATATGCGAACAATTGAATGGAAAGACGGCACAGTAACTACAATTGACCAGACCAAACTGCCTAATCAAACAGTGCTTTTGAAAATGACAAGCTGTGATGAAATTGCAGAAGCTATCAAAACTATGCAGATTCGTGGCGCACCACTTTTAGGAGCAGCGGCAGCTTATGGTCTCGCGTTGACAGCATATCATTCAAAGGCTAAAGATAAGAGACAGCTTATAGAGGAGCTTACTGCTTCTGCACAGATTTTAAAGAAAACTCGACCAACTGCAGTGAACCTGTTTGGGGCTATAGACAGGATGATGAAGAAAGCTGGAAAAATGGATGGAGATGCAATGGCTGTTGTGAAAGCCGTAGTTGAAGAAGCAAAAAGAATAGCGAATGAAGATGTTGATGTAAACCGCAAAATTGGAGAATACGGCTCTACACTCATAGACAGCGGAGACACCGTGTTAACGCACTGTAATGCAGGCAGCTTGGCAACAGTAGATTATGGCACTGCGCTAGGAGTAATAAGAACTGCTTGGAAAAAGGGCAAGGGCATCAAAATTATTGCAACGGAAACTCGTCCTTTGCTTCAAGGTGCACGGTTAACTGCTTACGAGTTGTTTCGCGATGGTATTCCGGTTACTTTAATTACGGACAGTATGGTGGGCTATGTCATGTCTAAAGGATTTGTTAATAAAGTGGTGGTGGGAGCAGATAGAATAGTAAAGGATGCGGTAGTTAACAAAATCGGCACCTACATGATAGCCGTGTTGGCTCATGAGCATAAGGTTCCTTTCTATGTTGCTGCTCCAAACACAACGTTCGATATGGAACAATCAGCAAAAGACGTGGTTGTCGAAGAGCGGAGTATAGAAGAAGTTGTTAAATTTGGCGGTGTGCAAGTTGCTCCGAAAGGAGTGTCTGCCTTTAATCCAGCTTTCGACATTACACCTTTAAAATACGTTACTGCAATAATCTATGAAAAAGGCATCATTTCCCCAGCAAATTTCCAAAAAATTTCAACTGTTTGAAGGCTAGGTATATATCTCCTAATTTGTATGCTATTAGTTTGTGCGGCAGGATGAGACTTTGAAGAAAAATGAACAACAAGCCAAGGACTCTCGAAATTCTGAGATTAAAAAGATTAAAGGCTTGCTTTCAAAAAAAGGCGTTACAGTTTCAGCTAGTGGCAATTTTGAAAACCTGACTTCTCGCGGCTATGGAACATTAGAAAACAAAAAATTGGCTCTAAGTTTCTACGAAGCTCTATTTCTGCAAAGCAAGGGAATGGTTGAAGTGGTCAAGGGAAAATCACGGAAGGCTTTAGATTTTCAAGAACTTCTGCATCAGTTCGAGCTTGTGGACGAAAATGCTTGGCTGAAGTATTTGATCTATCGGGATTTGAGAAGCCGTGGTTACGTGGTGAGAGATGGATTTGGCTTAGGAATCGATTTTCGAGTTTATGAAAGGGGAGAGTATGGGAAAGCAACAGCTACTTATCTTATTCTCGGGATTCAAGAAGGTAAGCCTATTTCGGTTAAAGAGTTGGCTCATGTGTTGAAGCATGTTCAAAGCTTGAAAAAGAAGTTAGTGTTGGGAGTCGTAAATCGTCGCGGAGAAGTTGTTTATTATACTCTTTCAAAGCTAACAATGAAAAAGATGTAGAGGAATTTCCTTGCCTAAATTTCAAACTGTTAGGGGAATGCGGGACTTTCTGCCGTCAGACGCAGAAAAACTGAGACATGTTGAGGCTGTTACAAAAGAAGTTGCACGGCTGTATGGCTTCGAGGAAATAATCACGCCTCTTGTAGAGTATTATGACTTATTGGCGGCAAAGTCTGGAGAAGAAATTAAAGCACGGTTGTATGCCTTCAACGATTTGGCTGGACGAAAAGTAGCCTTGAGACCTGAATTCACCGCTTCTATTGCCAGATTGATGGCGACCACTCTACGAAACGAGCCTAAACCCTTGAGGTTATTTTCAACGGGCACATTGTATCGGTATGACGAGCCGCAGTTTGGTCGTTACCGAGAGTTTTGGCAATCAAACTTCGAAATCATCGGCAGCAGCAAACCCGAGGCAGACATTGAAGTTCTCGCTCTCACCAACCATCTTATGCAAAAGCTTGGACTTCGCAACTACCGGTTCAAAATAGGCCATGTAGGCATCTTGCGGGGAGTGTTGTTCGAGGAAGGTGTAAAAGACGAAGAGCAAAACATTGTGATGCAGCTTTTAGACACTAAAAGATGGGATGAAGCACTTGGAACTGCGAGAGGATTTGGCGTTTCAGAGAAGGGTATAATGGCTCTGAAAGAAATCTTTGAAGCTAAAGGAAAAGACGGTTCCAGAGTCTTAACGCAGGTCAAGAAGAAGCTAAAGGAATATGCAAGCTCGGTTGCTGCAGTAGAAAACCTACAGCAAATCATTGGGCTCTGCAAAGAAGGTGGAATAAAATTCGACATGTCAATTGAAGCGAGATTTGCACGCGGTCTAGAATATTATACGGGGATGATTTTTGAACCGCTTGTTCCTGAAATGGAGATTTCATTAGGCGGCGGTGGACGATACGACAAACTCGTTGAAATGTTCGGAGGAGAATCGACACCAGCAGTGGGAGTGGCTCATGGGCTAGACCGTATCGCCTTGGCAATAGACAAGCAAAACGTCGCACCAGAATCCTCTAAAAAAATTGTGGCTGTAATTCCTATAGGTGAAAAAACGGTTCCAAAAGCAATGGAATTAGCGTTGCGGCTAAGGAAAAAAGGAGTTGCTGCAGAGTTGGAGGTTATGCGGCGCTCAATTTCTCGGGCTTTGCAGGACGCTGACAGGAGAAAAGTGGCGCATGCGGTTATTCTTGGTCCAAAGGAGCTTAAAGAAAGAAAAGTAATGTTGCGAGACATGAAAAACCGTCAGCAACACCTAGTCGACATTGAAGATGTGTTTAAACTACTTTAAAAAAAGATTGACTAGAGGCTTGCAAAGGACGGCGGTTCAGGAACAGGTATAGGTTTAGGCTTCCTTCTCAACACTTTGAAAATGGTTATTATGCTAAAAATCATTACTGCTATCCACATTAGTATTCCTAGGAAAAGATTTGTTGAAACAGCTAAGAAATAAGCAAAGTCTACTTCGGCAGAATAGTAACTTGATGACAAGTCAAAAACGGTAAAGTAATAGTTAAAATACCAGTGAAGCAAAATCGGCGCTTGAACTCCATAATAAAGATATGCTAAAGCAAAAACAGCGCCGCTCATAGCCGCTTGAGAGATTTTCCCCGGCTCCCAACCGCCAAAATAATGGGCGATACCGAAAAGAGAAGCCGTTAGAAACACCATTACCCATTCAGCCCAAATCACCCCTCCAAACAAACCACCCTTGCCGATGGTTTTCAAGTCAACAGTTTCCTTCGCCTTCTCAGGCTGCAAAACAGACAAAATGCTAGTCTTCAACCGTTGACTCCAAGAAAAATCAGGCCTCGTCCTTTTTCCAGCAAGAAAAATGTAAGTTACCAAAAAGGTTCCTATTGGAATTATGCGAAAAATTATCTCTTCAACTAGTGGAGCCCGTGAAACTATGAGGAAGCCCAGAAACGGGTCACTTATAGGTATAGAACCCGTGGGAATCCCACCTTGCGTTTGTAAGTGATTCAATACTATTGTAGCTACTAGCAACATAGATGTTATTAGCGGCATGGCGAGCAAGTTGTTGCTGAAAGGACTTTGTTTAGCGGCACTGGAAAAGGATTCTCGGGCTCTGGAAAGGCTTTTTCTGTATTTCCAAGCAGCAGCAAAACAAAGTGCAAAAACCCACCAGAGAAATATGAAGTACAATCCAACGTTTACGGGTATCGTTACATCTATAATGAACAGTGGATGGAGAGGTATTGTGTCTTGGCTGAATTTTAGACCTTCTGCTGTGGAGAAAAAAACTAAAATTCCCAAACCCATCGAAAGCAGATACGTGAAGACAATGAAGAAACTGATTACTAAAACGATGGCGAAAAGAAATCTTTGCAATGTTTCGGATAAATTCGAGTTCATAGCCTACTCCGTTTAGGTAAAACAAGGAACATGTTTCTATTAACCTTAACCTCTAAGTGTTAACGACGAACTTTATCCAATACCCGGTTTGCCAGCTTATCCACTTCTTCTATGTCTTTGTTTGTTCTTGAAACATAACTGAAGGATACCCTGTGAAAATGTTGCTGGAGTTCATGAACTTTCAGCCAAAGACTCTCCAGTCGAGGATTTCTAACCTGATATTCTCCATTAAGCTGTTTTACCACCAATTCGCTGTCTAGAAAACAGTGCACATAGCCATCTGTAAAGTCACGCGCCAGTTCTAGGGCGATTATCAATGCCTCATATTCAGTCTCGTTATTAGTTCTTCTTCCCAAAAACTTAGAAACCTTCTTCATCACAACTCCGCTTTTATCCACTATCTTAACAGCTATAGCTGCAGGTCCCGGGTTCCCTCTTGAAGCCCCGTCAGAGTATATTCGCAGTTGAGTTGATTCTTTAGACTGCAACTTACAAGCCTTCGATGAGCTATTGGTCGCCGAAAGTTAATAAAAGATGTTTACTATTTTCATGCCCAGCCTAGAAACTTTAGAATCATCCGCAGACTAACAAACACCAAAACCAAGCCGAAAATTCTCTGCAGATTCTTACTCGAAACACGCCTAGAAACATATGCACCCATCTGTGCTCCAAAAATAACGCCAACACCGAGAAGAAGCGCATAACCAAACTGAACGTTCCCAAGAGATAAATGAGTCACGACCCCAGAAAGCGACGTAAAAATCATAATAAAAACCGAAGTAGCAACCGCCAGATGCATAGGAAAAGAGAGAGCAAAATGTAGAATTGGAACCAGCAAAGCACCACCGCCGATACCTAATAGGCCTGAAGAAACACCAGCAAAGAAGCTCAAGGGCAAGCCAATTTTCATATCTGCAATATAGTCAAAGACTTTGCCCTCAGAGTCTACAAGCCGCCGAGTCCAGCCTGTTTTACGGCTTTTTAACAGCTTGAAGTTGCTCAAACTGTATGAAAAAATCATTCGAGAAGCAACGTAGAGTATAAACAAGGCGAAAATTAATATCAACAGTTCTTTAGCAATAATAGCCGTCAAATATGCTCCTAAGAAAGCGCCTGGCACTGTAACTGTGGCTAAGAATAAACCTACTTTATAGTCTATTCTTTCTTGTCTTACATAACTACTCGTAGATGACAAAGCTTTAAACACAATCATAGCGAGACTTGTTCCAGCAGCTATCTGCGGAGAAAATTCGATGCTTAGGGGTAGCAGTTGTAAGGCAGGTACTATGAAAACTCCGCCTCCGATGCCCAGCATAGCCGCAATAATGCCAACGAAAAGGGCTAGAACGGGAAGAAAGATTACTTCATATACCGTCATGTATGCATACAAATCAACATTAGTCGACACTGCAGTTTCTGTAATTTCTATTGTAGTGCCAGGATAATACAAAACCACATGAATCTTGAGGCATATCCCGGAGGATTTGTCATACCAGCGCTCCATATTGGACGTGGCCCAGTTGTATTCGACCACCCAACAATCTCTTTGCTGCTCGAAGACATAAATTTGCTCGCTCCTATTGATATCGTTGATTCCATAGAATATGTCTATAGTAGACCCTGTTGTGACGTTTGTTTCTATCCAAAGTGGCCATTTTTCTCCAATATATTCTGTATCTGAAGAATTAACTATTTCACGGGTAACTGTATTTATCGTCCAATTAATTTCACCAGTGGTCAGTGCTACATTTCCTTCAGTTACATTTACTCCATTAGAGATCAAGTGCAATTCAGCAAAGTTGTCTCCAAGCTTGGTTATGTTCCATGTCATGTACTCCGTTTCATTATGTCCAGTCCATATGAAAAGCTGCTCGTAAGTCATGTATGCGTCCAATTTTAGCCAAGACGATTTAGCTGCTTCTGTATACGAATAGACTCCAATAGCAAATGACACGCCAATGATTAGCAGCACAGCAGTTAACAGCAATGTCTTCCTATTCATTCTCGCTGTCTCCATTATGTTCAAACTTTGAATTTAGTAGAATCGTTTCTTAGGCGAGGTTGAGTTTGACTCTGGTTGTTCATGGGTTTATCAAAAACTGTGGTACTTACTAATAAATAATAGCGTTAGATTTTGATGGCAACTTTTATCTGTCAGACACGTAATGTAGCCTTACCACGTGTGGAAGCGTAGGTTGAGCAAATCTAGCAGAAAACGAACTTCACTCGAGCGGTTTCGCCTCAAAAAAGCATTGGACACACTGACTCGCAAAGAAGGACGTGGAACAGAGCTTGTTAGCCTATACGTTCCTCCAGGAAAGCAAATCAGCGAAGTTCTTAACACACTTAGGCAAGAATACGGCACCGCTGCAAACATAAAATCCGACACAACGAGAAGCAACGTTCAAGATGCTATCACAAAGGTTCAGCAGCGGTTAAAGCTGTTTAAGAAAGTGCCTGAGAATGGTTTGGTAATTTTCAGCGGCACCATACCGCGGAATGGTCCAGGCAGCGAAAGAAACGAAACCTACGTCTTGACACCGCCAGAACCCATTAGCATAAACCTATACCGCTGTGACTCAAGGTTTCACACTGAATACTTGCAGGAAATGTTGAAAGAGAAGGAAACTTATGGAATCCTACTAGTGGATTCGAGTGCAGCTACTTTTGCGGTTTTGCAGGGTAGACGCTTGAACATTGTGAAAGAAATTACTTCTGGCGTTCCAGGTAAGATGCGGGCGGGTGGACAATCGGCGAGGCGTTTTGAGCGTCAGAGAGAGGCTAAGATATTGGAGTTTTTTACCCGTGTCGGTAGTCATGCTACGGATATTTTTCTTGGAATAGAAAATTTGAAGGGGATTATTGTTGCGGGTCCTGGTCCGATAAAGTATGATTTTCAGAAGGGTGATTATCTGCATTATCAGTTGAAGGATAAGGTTCTTGCTAACATAGATACTGCTTATGTGAGTGAGCAGGGGGTGAAGGAGGTTGTAGAGAAGGCGCCTGAGATTATGCGGCGGGTTCGTTATGTGGAGGAGAGGAAGCTTATGCAGGATTTTCTCTACGAGGTTGGACATGACACTGACTTGGCTACTTATGGCGAAGATGAAGTTAGGCGTACTTTGAAGATGGGGGCGGTGAGGACTTTGCTGTTGTCGGATGCTTTGGATATTGTTAGGGTGACGGTGAAATGCACAGCTTGCAACTACAGCAAGAAGGAGACGATGAAAAGCAGGGAGGGGGAAGGTTTTCGGCAAAGTCTTACTGGTCAGCCGTGTCCAAAGTGTAAGTCGCCGTCTCTTGTTGCGGATGAGGTGGAAGACATTGTTGAAGAACTGGCGGAGCTGGCTGATCAGGCAAATGCAAATGTAGAGATAGTTTCGATGGATACTGAGGAGGGACAGATGTTGAAAAACGCGTTTGGCGGAATCGCAGCTATACTTCGCTTTAAGCTCTAAGGCGAGATTTTTTGTAAGTGAAGGCCGAACATTGTAGTTTTTATGTAATCTCATTGCTTCTAGAGTGACGTTCTGAGAAACAGAAAAGCTTCACTCATGTATTTTGATCTATTTAATGCCTGTTTGAAGCAAAGAATCAAGGTTAGTCTAGAGGGAGTGGCGCACAAACAAACCGACAACTAACGGCTTTTCGTTAAAGCTAACTTTTAAATCTTGAAACCAACCTATAAGTAAAACGACAAACATTAACGGAGAAAATTATGTTGAGTAACCCCCAAACATCCAGAATCCTAAGAACCCTACCTAGAGAAAAAGCATTTTACTTCTTCACCTCAATAGGAAACTACACAGGAAAAAGCGCCACATCACTAGAAGAATTCGTCAAAGAAATCCTAGACGTAAACATCAAATCATTAGAATTCCATCTCTACCGAGACGACTTCGAAAAATGGATAGCTCAGACCCTTGAAGACAATGTATTGGCCAACAAAATCAAACAACTCAAAGCACTGAAACCAATAGGAATAGACCTAAGAGACCGTCTCTACCTAATCGTTTCAAAACACCACGAAAACCTCAAAACACCACCTCGTCCCACAACAACTCCAACCTCAACAACACCAACCTACACCAAACCCAAACCCACCACAATAACATTCGGAAAAACACAATCACAAAGCACCGTAGAAACGCAAGCCAAAGAATAAACAAACCGTTTCGCTTCAGTCAAAAAACATCTACACTATCCCGTTTCCACTTAGCTAAAGTAACCAAGAGCAAAACCTGAAAAGATACCTTCATCAAGTATAAAGACGTTTCATTCTCTCTCGTCGGAACAACATAACTGCCTGCTTTTTTTGGATAATAATCCAGCGATGTCCTATAAGGATAATGAGAGGTTTCATTAACCTTCTTTACAGCACCCTGAATGGTATAAGGGTCCTCAGCAAGTAAACACTGAAGCAAGTCTAAAGTAGACTCGTCGGTTTCTTCCAATTCTACCGAACGGGTCCAGCCTATAACAACTTTAGCGCCCCTCCCAATCAACGCCTCTGCCATACTCGTTTTGTTAAGACTGTCGCATCCCATCAAAACAACTACACAACTGCTGTCAAATCGTCCCCTCACACTAAAATTTACAAAAGTAGGACCAATTGCAAAATATCTGTCGCCAGTAATTAGAAACTCAGCGACACTAAGCTGGTTTCCATATTCTGCAGAGTATCGTATTTCTTTTTCTTTATTGTGGAGTTCTGAGGTGAACAAGTCAACAAAATCACTTTCGTTTCTCACAGACGAGTGTACTCTTAAAATTATTATTTTGCCCCCTTTTGAGGGGAGGTCTTTGTAAAAGTCCA
Proteins encoded in this region:
- a CDS encoding CPBP family glutamic-type intramembrane protease, whose amino-acid sequence is MNSNLSETLQRFLFAIVLVISFFIVFTYLLSMGLGILVFFSTAEGLKFSQDTIPLHPLFIIDVTIPVNVGLYFIFLWWVFALCFAAAWKYRKSLSRARESFSSAAKQSPFSNNLLAMPLITSMLLVATIVLNHLQTQGGIPTGSIPISDPFLGFLIVSRAPLVEEIIFRIIPIGTFLVTYIFLAGKRTRPDFSWSQRLKTSILSVLQPEKAKETVDLKTIGKGGLFGGVIWAEWVMVFLTASLFGIAHYFGGWEPGKISQAAMSGAVFALAYLYYGVQAPILLHWYFNYYFTVFDLSSSYYSAEVDFAYFLAVSTNLFLGILMWIAVMIFSIITIFKVLRRKPKPIPVPEPPSFASL
- a CDS encoding ribonuclease HI family protein is translated as MQSKESTQLRIYSDGASRGNPGPAAIAVKIVDKSGVVMKKVSKFLGRRTNNETEYEALIIALELARDFTDGYVHCFLDSELVVKQLNGEYQVRNPRLESLWLKVHELQQHFHRVSFSYVSRTNKDIEEVDKLANRVLDKVRR
- a CDS encoding sulfite exporter TauE/SafE family protein is translated as MNRKTLLLTAVLLIIGVSFAIGVYSYTEAAKSSWLKLDAYMTYEQLFIWTGHNETEYMTWNITKLGDNFAELHLISNGVNVTEGNVALTTGEINWTINTVTREIVNSSDTEYIGEKWPLWIETNVTTGSTIDIFYGINDINRSEQIYVFEQQRDCWVVEYNWATSNMERWYDKSSGICLKIHVVLYYPGTTIEITETAVSTNVDLYAYMTVYEVIFLPVLALFVGIIAAMLGIGGGVFIVPALQLLPLSIEFSPQIAAGTSLAMIVFKALSSTSSYVRQERIDYKVGLFLATVTVPGAFLGAYLTAIIAKELLILIFALFILYVASRMIFSYSLSNFKLLKSRKTGWTRRLVDSEGKVFDYIADMKIGLPLSFFAGVSSGLLGIGGGALLVPILHFALSFPMHLAVATSVFIMIFTSLSGVVTHLSLGNVQFGYALLLGVGVIFGAQMGAYVSRRVSSKNLQRIFGLVLVFVSLRMILKFLGWA
- the prf1 gene encoding peptide chain release factor aRF-1, which gives rise to MSKSSRKRTSLERFRLKKALDTLTRKEGRGTELVSLYVPPGKQISEVLNTLRQEYGTAANIKSDTTRSNVQDAITKVQQRLKLFKKVPENGLVIFSGTIPRNGPGSERNETYVLTPPEPISINLYRCDSRFHTEYLQEMLKEKETYGILLVDSSAATFAVLQGRRLNIVKEITSGVPGKMRAGGQSARRFERQREAKILEFFTRVGSHATDIFLGIENLKGIIVAGPGPIKYDFQKGDYLHYQLKDKVLANIDTAYVSEQGVKEVVEKAPEIMRRVRYVEERKLMQDFLYEVGHDTDLATYGEDEVRRTLKMGAVRTLLLSDALDIVRVTVKCTACNYSKKETMKSREGEGFRQSLTGQPCPKCKSPSLVADEVEDIVEELAELADQANANVEIVSMDTEEGQMLKNAFGGIAAILRFKL
- a CDS encoding DUF5752 family protein, with protein sequence MSNPQTSRILRTLPREKAFYFFTSIGNYTGKSATSLEEFVKEILDVNIKSLEFHLYRDDFEKWIAQTLEDNVLANKIKQLKALKPIGIDLRDRLYLIVSKHHENLKTPPRPTTTPTSTTPTYTKPKPTTITFGKTQSQSTVETQAKE